One window of Corynebacterium sp. P3-F1 genomic DNA carries:
- a CDS encoding ATP-dependent DNA helicase yields MTHTHEPGVTLPPHPQAYLVGRERAVEERAWPVALPTSGTFKVTGAAGSGVTSFLIDTAVEKIRSGADPAGVVFVTASKESGARVRAELSDRLAVTGYVADEPIVRSIHSLAFALGRLGDPAAEHAAGEEPIRLISGAEQDFAIRELLQGHAADGGGTWPDELRPALPMVGFARQLRDFLLRAVERTLTPQDLRELGQRHGIPVWAAAGDFLAEYQDVMALYGARSYSASELVAQAVRAPLPRTWHTVIVDDAQHLDPASGQLVEQLAAVAELTVIGGDEEQSVFRFRGASPLFFRELDQGDDATELIDLGASRRRPAAEAVIAPSAAVNHAVVVDSLRRWHLEDGIAWRDMGVVVRSVGMIESLRRALLQAGVPVAVNPTDVVLAEQRIVAAMLLGLTALTEPLSMAQWRELLLGPVGGTDPVTLRRLLRGLRRWRPDTRAEVTLSELLAQEGELPDFSSTLTQRELDILERIRDVLDAGREALAGGGSVEDVLWAVWSTTKLADSLMAVALRGGAAGSQADRDLDAMMALFDAAGDFTERRPSATVESFIAHIEEQELPTGVRDRRTAVPDAVPLLTAHGAAGQEFARVIVSGVQELSWPTLSETGTLLRQEDLVDLIDEGIDPATPVSHIADRLKEERHLFHLAVSRATHRVVVTAVHSEEGDEAVEPSRFVAEFAANHGIVPQEIAAAPVTAQERIEVDPQAAPALFDSVEDDDELRSDAGTVRVLAVEDIVAELRRALTDGNSSEQTRSQAARQLARLAEAGITAADPGQWWGTTVTSTSEPLPRPSRLSPSRIEGLLECPMRGVLERDIAPAANDAMTRGTLIHYFFEALGNGVDPDLARADTIAAYRVLFSVPPWKEENDLAEFTAVLGRCEEWIDSSRGTFSQLGVEVPVHVEVMPGLSIGGRIDRLEREGDADGDGFVQIVDLKTGKTVPSQKDVEAHPQLLSYQLALSRGVWRDGGVHTAEEGETPLDVGGGMLLFPAKNAKQPTVRSQAPKDAEQLAEFAEQISPLIDEMTGPTLRAVTGDHCAFCQVRSICPAQPEGEVITHG; encoded by the coding sequence ATGACCCACACACATGAACCCGGGGTAACTCTTCCGCCGCACCCCCAGGCCTATCTTGTTGGGCGCGAGCGCGCGGTGGAGGAACGCGCGTGGCCGGTGGCCTTGCCCACCAGCGGCACGTTCAAAGTCACCGGTGCAGCTGGTTCTGGCGTGACGAGTTTCCTCATCGATACCGCGGTGGAGAAGATCCGCTCCGGGGCCGATCCCGCTGGCGTGGTGTTCGTCACCGCCTCCAAGGAATCGGGTGCGCGGGTGCGCGCCGAACTGTCCGACCGCCTCGCAGTGACTGGCTATGTGGCTGACGAGCCGATTGTTCGTTCCATTCACTCCCTGGCCTTCGCGCTCGGCCGCCTGGGCGATCCGGCGGCCGAGCATGCGGCGGGCGAGGAACCGATCCGCTTGATCTCGGGCGCGGAGCAGGACTTTGCCATCCGCGAACTGCTCCAGGGACATGCCGCCGACGGTGGGGGGACGTGGCCGGACGAGCTGCGTCCTGCCCTGCCCATGGTGGGGTTCGCTCGTCAGCTCCGCGATTTCCTGCTGCGCGCCGTCGAGCGCACGCTCACCCCGCAGGATCTGCGCGAGCTGGGGCAGCGTCACGGCATTCCAGTGTGGGCTGCCGCGGGTGATTTCCTCGCGGAATACCAGGATGTCATGGCTCTTTACGGGGCCCGGAGCTACTCCGCGTCCGAGTTGGTTGCTCAGGCCGTTCGCGCACCGCTGCCGCGGACGTGGCACACCGTCATCGTCGACGATGCCCAGCACCTCGACCCCGCCTCCGGGCAGTTGGTCGAGCAACTGGCCGCTGTGGCAGAGCTCACCGTCATCGGCGGTGACGAGGAACAGTCGGTCTTCCGCTTCCGCGGTGCCTCCCCACTCTTCTTCCGCGAGCTCGACCAAGGAGATGATGCAACCGAGCTCATCGACTTGGGGGCGTCGAGGCGCAGGCCGGCTGCGGAAGCGGTCATCGCTCCGAGCGCTGCGGTGAACCACGCCGTGGTGGTGGATAGCCTCCGCCGCTGGCACCTTGAAGATGGCATCGCGTGGCGCGACATGGGTGTGGTGGTGCGTTCTGTCGGCATGATCGAGTCCTTGCGCCGCGCATTGCTGCAGGCGGGTGTGCCGGTGGCTGTGAACCCGACGGACGTGGTGCTCGCCGAACAGCGCATCGTTGCCGCGATGCTGCTGGGTCTGACCGCTCTGACGGAACCGCTGAGCATGGCGCAGTGGCGCGAGTTGTTGCTTGGGCCCGTCGGAGGCACCGATCCCGTCACGTTGCGCCGCCTGCTGCGGGGTTTGCGCCGGTGGCGGCCGGACACGCGGGCGGAAGTCACGCTGTCCGAGCTGCTGGCCCAAGAGGGAGAATTACCGGATTTCAGTTCGACGCTCACGCAGCGTGAACTGGACATTCTCGAGAGGATCCGCGATGTGCTCGATGCCGGCCGTGAGGCTCTGGCAGGCGGGGGCAGCGTGGAGGACGTGCTGTGGGCGGTTTGGTCGACGACGAAGTTGGCGGACAGCCTCATGGCCGTCGCGCTGCGCGGCGGGGCAGCTGGATCCCAGGCAGACCGCGACCTCGACGCCATGATGGCGCTGTTCGACGCCGCCGGCGACTTCACGGAGCGGCGGCCGAGCGCCACGGTGGAATCCTTCATCGCGCACATCGAGGAGCAAGAGCTTCCCACCGGTGTGCGCGACCGGCGCACGGCCGTCCCCGACGCAGTGCCGCTGCTCACCGCTCACGGCGCTGCCGGGCAGGAATTCGCGCGCGTGATCGTGTCCGGCGTGCAGGAACTCTCCTGGCCTACGTTGAGTGAGACAGGCACGCTGCTGCGTCAAGAAGATCTGGTGGACCTCATCGATGAGGGAATTGATCCCGCCACTCCTGTTTCCCATATCGCGGACCGCCTGAAAGAAGAGCGCCACCTGTTCCACCTCGCCGTGAGTCGCGCCACGCACCGCGTCGTAGTCACCGCGGTGCATTCAGAGGAGGGCGATGAGGCGGTCGAGCCTTCACGCTTCGTCGCCGAATTCGCTGCCAATCACGGGATTGTCCCGCAGGAGATCGCGGCAGCCCCTGTGACGGCACAGGAACGCATCGAGGTGGACCCCCAGGCAGCTCCGGCACTGTTCGACTCGGTCGAGGACGACGATGAGCTCCGCTCCGATGCGGGCACTGTCCGCGTGCTGGCAGTTGAAGACATTGTCGCTGAGCTGCGCCGGGCGCTGACCGACGGAAACTCAAGCGAACAAACGCGGTCGCAAGCAGCTCGCCAGTTGGCGCGGCTGGCGGAGGCCGGTATCACCGCGGCGGACCCGGGGCAGTGGTGGGGGACCACGGTGACGTCGACAAGCGAGCCTTTGCCGCGCCCCTCCCGTTTGTCGCCCTCGCGCATCGAGGGGCTGCTGGAATGCCCGATGCGCGGTGTGCTCGAGCGGGATATCGCGCCGGCCGCGAATGACGCGATGACCCGGGGCACGCTCATCCACTATTTCTTCGAGGCGCTCGGAAACGGCGTCGACCCGGATCTCGCCCGTGCAGACACGATCGCCGCATATCGTGTGCTCTTCAGCGTTCCGCCGTGGAAGGAAGAGAATGATCTCGCGGAATTCACGGCGGTGCTCGGCCGCTGCGAGGAGTGGATCGACTCGTCGCGCGGAACTTTCAGCCAGCTCGGCGTGGAAGTTCCGGTCCATGTGGAGGTTATGCCCGGGCTGTCCATCGGCGGTCGCATCGACCGTTTGGAGCGCGAAGGCGACGCCGACGGTGACGGTTTCGTGCAGATCGTGGACCTGAAGACGGGGAAGACGGTGCCGTCCCAAAAGGACGTCGAAGCACACCCGCAGCTGCTCAGCTACCAGCTCGCCCTGAGTCGAGGAGTGTGGCGCGACGGCGGTGTTCACACGGCCGAAGAAGGAGAGACGCCGCTGGACGTCGGTGGCGGAATGCTGCTCTTCCCGGCCAAAAACGCGAAGCAACCGACAGTGCGATCGCAGGCGCCGAAGGATGCCGAGCAGCTGGCGGAATTCGCGGAGCAAATCAGCCCGCTCATCGACGAAATGACGGGCCCCACCCTGCGGGCCGTGACAGGCGACCACTGCGCATTCTGCCAAGTCAGATCTATCTGCCCCGCCCAACCGGAAGGAGAGGTGATCACTCATGGCTAA
- a CDS encoding ATP-dependent helicase yields the protein MANAPVPPTTLWRYMGEKFMPTEQQAAVIGAEPGPLLVVAGAGAGKTETMASRVVWLVANGFVRPEEVLGLTFTRKAAQELGKRIRMRLEKLAADEQLVRRLDPTGALAKNLTAIAPTVSTYDAYAGNLIREYGLLVPVEPDARLITDAELHAIAWGVVSNHGGALLDGVGENPAMETVVDTLLGLVTNVGNEMFPYPRLGEEADAFVANVAGLPRGKRQGEAYNQTVQKWVNRQQLRRAYADLALELGRELRERGVVTFNEQMSVAAQMAAEHPAVGASQRDRFRVVMLDEYQDTSRAQRVLLRSLFGENRDDPGRHLHPLTVTAVGDPMQAIYGWRGATAANLAAFVEDFPLPDGSPAPKAQLTTSWRNPPEVLAAANSVSAAVLGTPEGGQRAVEPLTSKPDAHPGTVELGFYATEDEEIAAVADALAVDFRQRRDAGQPVSSAVLVRKNKHSAAVAEALEERGVPYEIVGIAGLLTVPEVADTVAVARMLVHPQDSAAALRILAGPACGLGLKDISALASRAVNLAGERRTAAVDDLRADADPRERLQVQLAELIENAENAVGVNERSVGLGDAVADLGEPERYSPEGLVRLQALAAKLRALRTRSLGKRLPDLFGDIVSIFGIRTEVLSRPSQTGTVHLDKFAETVASYPGADIEGFLAYLDLAAEHEDGLEPGSVATSDDRVQILTAHKAKGLEWDTVAVIHADTQTYKVTTETFLTYVKYVPDDAYDVFDSAADRSEFQKMSEEYIAGKKGELEEETVRLFYVAVTRAAERLLVTGSAIVPDREKHAEPYPHFLALRDVLMQPESVPAATVVHWWEGGDAGDEPPNAGREGTWPHFSADPASLAAAEQVNAARDRLPDLAAGELYSLWERDTQALIEEHEAAQRPAVPVVMPATLTASDIVALRADPEQFARRARRPVPFKPNAYAKRGTAFHEWIEGFFGARPLLDDDELPGNLEPDVDADTLVRLKENFSASQWARRTPAHIEHPFEIDLGTSTVRGRIDAVFEDEDGWTIVDWKTGNKPQAAEMRAAKLQLAVYREAWRRIAADDRPIRAVFFYVRTGEDFSPSDLPERGELEDLLRSAAPVGLES from the coding sequence ATGGCTAACGCACCTGTCCCACCCACCACGCTATGGCGGTACATGGGCGAGAAATTCATGCCCACCGAGCAACAAGCAGCCGTCATCGGCGCCGAACCTGGCCCACTTCTTGTCGTCGCAGGTGCCGGTGCAGGTAAGACGGAGACTATGGCCTCCCGCGTGGTGTGGTTGGTGGCCAACGGCTTCGTCCGCCCCGAAGAAGTGCTGGGCCTGACTTTCACCCGAAAGGCGGCGCAGGAACTGGGCAAGCGCATCCGCATGCGGTTGGAGAAGCTGGCCGCCGACGAACAGTTGGTGCGTCGCCTCGACCCGACGGGTGCGCTGGCAAAGAATCTGACTGCGATCGCTCCCACCGTGTCCACCTACGACGCGTACGCCGGCAACCTGATTCGCGAATACGGCCTGCTCGTGCCCGTCGAACCGGATGCGCGCCTGATCACCGACGCGGAATTGCACGCCATCGCCTGGGGCGTGGTGAGCAACCACGGCGGCGCGCTGCTTGACGGTGTGGGGGAGAACCCGGCGATGGAGACGGTCGTGGACACTCTCCTGGGACTGGTCACCAATGTGGGCAACGAGATGTTCCCGTATCCCCGCCTCGGGGAGGAAGCGGACGCGTTCGTGGCCAATGTCGCGGGTCTTCCGCGCGGCAAGCGTCAGGGGGAGGCATACAACCAAACCGTGCAGAAGTGGGTGAACCGCCAGCAACTGCGCCGCGCGTACGCGGACTTGGCACTCGAGCTCGGCCGTGAGCTCCGCGAGCGTGGCGTGGTCACCTTCAACGAGCAGATGTCCGTTGCCGCGCAGATGGCGGCGGAGCACCCCGCAGTCGGCGCGTCCCAGCGCGACCGTTTCCGCGTGGTCATGCTCGACGAGTACCAGGACACCTCGCGCGCCCAACGCGTCCTGCTCCGCAGCTTGTTCGGGGAGAACCGCGACGATCCCGGCCGTCACCTCCACCCGCTCACCGTCACTGCGGTGGGCGACCCGATGCAGGCGATTTACGGGTGGCGTGGCGCGACCGCGGCCAATCTTGCCGCTTTCGTCGAGGACTTCCCGCTGCCGGATGGTTCGCCCGCCCCGAAAGCGCAGTTGACCACCTCCTGGCGGAATCCGCCGGAGGTGCTCGCCGCGGCCAACTCTGTTTCCGCCGCTGTTCTGGGCACTCCCGAGGGAGGCCAGCGGGCGGTTGAGCCGCTGACCTCCAAACCGGACGCTCACCCCGGCACCGTGGAACTTGGTTTTTACGCCACGGAGGACGAAGAGATCGCGGCGGTCGCCGATGCATTGGCAGTGGATTTCAGGCAGAGGCGTGATGCCGGGCAGCCTGTGTCATCGGCCGTGCTCGTGCGCAAGAACAAGCACTCCGCCGCCGTCGCGGAGGCGTTGGAGGAGCGCGGAGTGCCCTACGAGATCGTCGGCATCGCAGGTTTGCTCACCGTCCCCGAAGTAGCCGACACCGTTGCCGTTGCGCGGATGCTCGTCCACCCGCAGGATTCTGCCGCGGCGCTGCGGATTCTCGCCGGCCCGGCCTGCGGCCTGGGGCTAAAAGACATCTCTGCCTTGGCGAGCCGCGCCGTGAACCTCGCCGGTGAGCGCCGGACCGCCGCCGTCGACGACTTGCGCGCCGATGCAGATCCGCGTGAGCGGCTGCAGGTTCAGCTCGCAGAGCTCATCGAGAACGCGGAGAACGCCGTGGGGGTAAACGAGCGCAGCGTTGGTCTCGGAGATGCGGTCGCGGACTTGGGCGAGCCAGAGCGCTATTCGCCGGAGGGACTTGTGCGCCTCCAAGCTCTGGCAGCAAAATTGCGTGCCCTGCGCACGCGCAGCTTGGGCAAACGGTTGCCGGATCTGTTCGGCGACATTGTTTCCATCTTCGGCATTCGCACTGAGGTGCTGTCTCGGCCCTCGCAGACCGGCACGGTTCACCTGGATAAATTCGCCGAGACCGTCGCCTCCTATCCGGGCGCCGACATCGAGGGATTCCTGGCGTACCTCGATCTAGCCGCTGAGCATGAGGACGGTCTCGAGCCCGGTTCCGTGGCCACCAGCGACGACCGTGTCCAGATCCTCACCGCGCACAAGGCCAAAGGTCTGGAGTGGGACACCGTCGCTGTCATCCACGCCGACACCCAGACGTACAAAGTGACCACCGAGACATTCCTGACCTACGTCAAATACGTGCCCGACGATGCTTACGATGTCTTCGACAGCGCCGCGGACCGCAGCGAGTTCCAGAAAATGTCGGAGGAATACATCGCCGGAAAGAAGGGCGAGCTTGAAGAGGAGACGGTGCGGCTGTTCTACGTCGCTGTGACTCGTGCCGCCGAGCGCCTGCTGGTCACCGGCTCTGCGATCGTGCCCGACCGCGAGAAACACGCTGAGCCGTACCCGCATTTCCTGGCGCTGCGGGATGTGCTCATGCAGCCCGAGTCCGTGCCGGCCGCCACCGTTGTGCACTGGTGGGAGGGCGGCGACGCAGGAGACGAGCCTCCTAACGCCGGCCGTGAGGGAACGTGGCCGCATTTCTCCGCCGACCCGGCAAGCCTGGCCGCGGCGGAGCAGGTCAACGCCGCACGCGACCGTCTTCCGGACCTCGCCGCGGGCGAGCTGTACTCCTTGTGGGAACGCGACACCCAGGCGCTCATCGAAGAGCACGAGGCGGCGCAGCGTCCCGCTGTCCCCGTGGTCATGCCGGCCACGCTCACGGCCTCCGACATCGTCGCCCTGCGCGCTGATCCGGAGCAGTTCGCTCGTCGCGCGCGCCGCCCGGTTCCGTTCAAGCCGAATGCTTACGCCAAGCGCGGCACTGCATTCCACGAATGGATCGAGGGATTCTTTGGGGCGCGCCCATTGCTCGACGACGATGAACTACCCGGCAACCTCGAACCCGACGTCGACGCAGACACCTTGGTTCGTCTGAAGGAGAATTTCTCCGCAAGCCAGTGGGCGAGGCGTACCCCGGCGCACATCGAGCACCCCTTCGAGATCGACTTGGGCACCTCGACGGTGCGCGGCCGCATCGACGCAGTGTTCGAGGACGAGGACGGCTGGACCATCGTCGATTGGAAGACAGGTAACAAGCCTCAGGCAGCGGAAATGCGTGCTGCGAAGCTCCAGTTGGCGGTGTACCGGGAGGCGTGGCGCAGGATCGCCGCGGATGACCGCCCGATTCGCGCCGTGTTCTTCTACGTCCGTACCGGCGAGGACTTCTCCCCGAGTGACCTGCCTGAACGCGGGGAGCTGGAGGACCTGCTGCGAAGCGCGGCCCCGGTCGGTCTAGAGTCGTGA
- a CDS encoding TrkA family potassium uptake protein, whose amino-acid sequence MALSFGPRISFRSRLRSEELTALPDHALINVIRLPQEARTTPWALITRRFLYAILLVILVALIVWMDRNAYSEPLTFIDAVYYSAVSLSTTGYGDITPVSQTARLVNIFIVTPLRVAFLMLLVGTTLSVLTEDSRKTLQLQRWRKNVRNHTIIIGYGTKGRSAVEALLADGMAPSNIVVIDSNNESLVHAENRGLVCVHGNATKSDVLKIAGVSRARSVVVAPSSDDTAVLVTLSVREINPGVNIVASVREAENQHLLEQSGADSVVISSETAGRLLGIATSTPTVVEMMEDLLSPNAGFTVSERPILDDEVGANPRHLADIVLGVVRSGELYRLDSPEAETVEPGDKLLYIRYAEDTPDDLSEAARDQEDD is encoded by the coding sequence ATGGCGCTTTCCTTCGGTCCGCGGATTTCGTTCCGCAGCAGGCTGCGCAGTGAAGAACTCACTGCGCTTCCCGACCATGCGCTGATCAACGTTATCCGCTTGCCGCAAGAGGCGCGGACCACCCCGTGGGCGTTGATCACCCGGCGGTTCCTCTACGCGATCCTGCTGGTGATCTTGGTCGCCCTCATCGTGTGGATGGACAGGAACGCGTACTCGGAGCCGCTGACGTTCATCGATGCGGTGTATTACTCGGCGGTGTCCCTGTCCACCACCGGTTACGGCGACATCACCCCAGTGTCGCAGACAGCCCGGTTGGTCAACATCTTCATTGTCACTCCGTTGCGTGTAGCCTTCCTGATGCTGCTCGTCGGCACGACGCTGTCGGTGCTCACGGAGGATTCCCGCAAAACGCTGCAACTTCAACGGTGGAGGAAGAACGTGCGCAACCACACCATCATCATCGGTTACGGCACCAAGGGCAGGTCCGCTGTGGAGGCATTGCTTGCCGACGGCATGGCGCCCTCCAACATCGTCGTCATCGACTCCAACAACGAGTCCCTTGTGCATGCCGAAAACCGCGGTTTGGTGTGCGTCCACGGCAACGCCACCAAGTCCGACGTGCTGAAAATCGCCGGTGTGAGCCGTGCCCGTTCCGTGGTGGTCGCACCGTCCTCCGACGACACCGCCGTGCTGGTCACGCTGTCCGTGCGCGAGATCAACCCGGGCGTGAATATCGTGGCGTCCGTACGGGAGGCTGAGAACCAGCACTTGCTGGAGCAGTCCGGCGCCGATTCCGTAGTCATCTCTTCGGAGACCGCGGGCCGCCTCCTCGGCATCGCCACCTCCACACCGACAGTGGTGGAGATGATGGAAGACCTGCTCAGCCCCAATGCCGGCTTCACCGTTTCCGAGCGCCCGATCCTGGACGACGAAGTGGGAGCGAACCCGCGCCACCTTGCCGACATTGTGCTCGGAGTGGTCCGCTCCGGCGAGCTGTACCGTCTCGACTCCCCTGAGGCGGAGACCGTCGAGCCCGGGGACAAGCTCCTGTACATCCGGTACGCCGAGGACACTCCGGACGACTTGTCCGAGGCGGCCCGCGACCAAGAGGATGATTAA
- a CDS encoding ATP-dependent DNA helicase UvrD2, whose amino-acid sequence MIDLDQLDEDQRVAATAPRGPVCILAGAGTGKTRTITYRIAHLIDQGFVVPQKVLAVTFTSRAAGEMRDRLRAMGIGGVQARTFHAAALRQLRYFWPQVAGDLPWTLIDNKFPLVARATRTVGLEPDKELVRDLLGEIEWAKASLVTPEGYAGAIEGTHREPPAAAEKVAAVYKRYEESKTSPDGMALDFDDLLLHVAGALENAPAVAEEFRNQYQTFVVDEYQDVTPLQQRVLEGWLGQRDDLTVVGDANQTIYSFTGATPDYLLNFSRTYPHGTVVKLQRDYRSTPEVTDLANTVISKATGREAGTRLELEGMRAPGPEPTFASYPDEPSEARDIAAQIKKLIASGTPAREIAVLYRINAQSAVFEQALSDAGIVYQVRGGEGFFTRPEIREAINVLVSATRRTDLPDDPVAVAKAAFAPLGLSASEPEGARQRERWQTLNALVELITDIVRTGEADSLPGVLASLRQRAEAKQPPAVDGVTLASLHAAKGLEWDAVFLAGLVEKTLPISHAIKAGEAQIEEERRLFYVGITRAREHLHLSWSLARQEGGRASRERSRFLDGIAPQLDVEAAPERLKRAKRCRVCGNQLGTPAEKSIGRHEDCEPTYNEAAFLALKQWRLNVAREAGQPPFMVFTDATLLSVVEAMPASENELLDISGIGPSKLEQYGDDVLDVLEDFR is encoded by the coding sequence GTGATCGATCTCGACCAGCTCGATGAGGATCAACGCGTCGCCGCCACGGCACCGCGCGGCCCGGTGTGCATTCTGGCAGGCGCGGGAACCGGCAAGACGCGCACCATCACGTACCGCATCGCGCATCTGATCGACCAGGGCTTCGTCGTTCCGCAGAAGGTGCTCGCCGTGACGTTCACGTCCCGCGCCGCGGGCGAGATGCGCGACCGCCTCCGCGCTATGGGCATTGGGGGAGTCCAGGCACGCACCTTCCACGCGGCGGCGTTGCGCCAGCTGCGCTATTTCTGGCCGCAGGTGGCGGGCGATCTGCCGTGGACGCTCATTGACAACAAGTTCCCGCTTGTCGCCCGCGCGACCCGCACCGTCGGGCTCGAGCCAGACAAGGAACTGGTGCGCGACCTGCTCGGGGAAATCGAGTGGGCCAAGGCCTCCCTGGTCACCCCGGAGGGCTATGCGGGAGCGATCGAGGGAACTCACCGCGAACCGCCCGCAGCGGCCGAGAAAGTTGCCGCTGTGTACAAGCGCTATGAGGAGTCCAAGACCAGCCCAGACGGTATGGCCCTGGATTTCGATGACTTGCTCCTCCATGTTGCCGGCGCACTGGAAAATGCCCCGGCTGTTGCCGAGGAATTCCGCAACCAGTACCAGACCTTCGTGGTGGATGAGTACCAGGACGTCACCCCGTTGCAGCAGAGGGTGCTGGAAGGGTGGCTGGGTCAGCGCGACGACCTCACGGTTGTCGGAGACGCGAACCAGACCATTTATTCCTTCACCGGCGCGACCCCGGACTACCTGTTGAATTTCTCCCGCACTTATCCGCACGGCACCGTGGTCAAATTGCAGCGGGACTACCGCTCCACGCCTGAAGTCACGGATCTGGCCAACACGGTCATTTCCAAGGCGACAGGGCGGGAGGCAGGCACGCGCCTCGAGCTCGAGGGAATGCGCGCACCTGGGCCGGAGCCGACGTTCGCGTCCTATCCGGACGAGCCGTCGGAGGCGCGGGACATCGCGGCCCAGATCAAGAAACTCATCGCTTCAGGCACTCCCGCCAGGGAAATCGCCGTGCTCTACCGCATCAACGCCCAGTCGGCAGTCTTCGAGCAAGCGCTTTCCGATGCCGGTATTGTCTACCAGGTCCGCGGCGGAGAAGGCTTTTTCACCCGCCCCGAGATCCGCGAGGCGATCAACGTCTTGGTCTCGGCGACCCGCCGCACCGATCTGCCCGACGACCCAGTGGCAGTGGCCAAGGCCGCCTTCGCCCCGCTGGGTCTGTCCGCGTCGGAGCCGGAGGGCGCCCGCCAACGCGAACGGTGGCAGACCCTCAACGCCCTAGTGGAGCTCATCACCGACATTGTCCGCACCGGTGAGGCGGATTCGCTGCCGGGAGTACTGGCCTCGCTGCGCCAGCGTGCGGAAGCGAAGCAACCCCCGGCTGTGGACGGGGTGACCCTCGCCAGCCTCCATGCCGCGAAGGGCTTGGAGTGGGACGCTGTCTTCCTCGCCGGCTTGGTGGAGAAGACGCTGCCGATTTCCCACGCCATCAAGGCTGGTGAGGCCCAGATAGAGGAGGAACGCCGGCTGTTCTACGTGGGCATCACCCGCGCCCGCGAGCACTTGCATCTATCGTGGTCGCTTGCCCGCCAGGAAGGCGGCCGGGCGTCCCGCGAACGCTCCCGCTTCCTCGACGGGATCGCCCCGCAGCTCGATGTCGAAGCGGCCCCTGAGCGCCTCAAACGGGCGAAGCGCTGCCGGGTGTGCGGAAACCAACTTGGCACTCCGGCGGAGAAGAGTATCGGCCGGCACGAGGATTGCGAGCCGACTTACAACGAGGCTGCCTTCTTGGCGTTGAAGCAGTGGCGTCTCAATGTTGCACGCGAGGCCGGCCAGCCCCCGTTCATGGTGTTCACGGACGCGACTCTGCTCTCCGTGGTCGAGGCCATGCCCGCCTCTGAGAACGAGCTGCTCGACATTTCCGGCATCGGGCCGTCGAAGCTGGAGCAATACGGTGATGACGTGCTGGATGTCCTTGAGGACTTCCGTTAG
- a CDS encoding M48 family metallopeptidase, which yields MKRPLQSTADGAGDAWPPEGVDVIRSARRTRTVQARHVGERIEVRIPARFSEKEEREAVAEILAKLKRRSTSNAVSDSELLSRAKQLNKQVLGGKARIGSVRWASNHNTQWGSCTISTGDIRISDRLRDVPDWVVDAVVVHELVHTFIPGHGPEFWEWADKVPRAERAKGYLEAYQRFGPA from the coding sequence ATGAAACGTCCACTCCAGTCGACAGCGGATGGCGCCGGTGACGCGTGGCCGCCGGAGGGCGTGGACGTGATTCGCTCCGCGCGGCGCACCCGTACTGTGCAGGCGCGGCATGTGGGGGAGAGGATTGAGGTGCGCATTCCCGCGCGTTTTTCAGAAAAGGAGGAACGCGAGGCGGTCGCTGAGATTCTGGCGAAGCTGAAGCGCCGTTCGACATCGAATGCGGTGTCCGACTCAGAGCTCCTATCGCGGGCGAAGCAGCTGAATAAGCAGGTCCTGGGCGGAAAAGCCCGCATCGGATCCGTGCGGTGGGCGAGCAACCACAACACTCAGTGGGGGTCGTGCACGATCTCCACCGGTGATATCCGTATCAGCGACAGGTTGCGGGACGTGCCTGATTGGGTGGTGGACGCGGTGGTCGTCCACGAGTTGGTGCATACCTTCATTCCAGGGCACGGCCCGGAATTTTGGGAATGGGCCGATAAAGTTCCCCGCGCCGAGCGGGCAAAAGGCTACCTCGAGGCCTACCAGCGTTTCGGGCCGGCCTAG